Part of the Brassica oleracea var. oleracea cultivar TO1000 chromosome C8, BOL, whole genome shotgun sequence genome is shown below.
AATTTTTTTTGATAAAAGTTTTGAACGATCATTGACAACTATTTTTTTAAATTATAAATTACTAAAACTATTAGTCCTACAATAAAAATTTTGTTATCAGTAATTTAAACTTTTTTCTATAAAAGATACAAATGATCAAAAAACTATATGATTAGAAATCATCATTTAATAGTCATTAATATTAAAAATATACTAAAATATATTATCTATATTATTATCATTTAAATTTAATTACATATCCTATCAAATATAAAAAAATATATTTTTTGAATTAATAAAATGAATTTATATGTTCACACCAATTTAATTATATATTTAATAGTTATTGATTTTTAATTATTTAATATATATTTTTTATTTCATAATATGTAAAAATATTTAATACATAAAATAATTTATATATATAATGTTGATCCCGCGCAAAGCGCGGATCTTAACCTAGTATATCAATATTTATGGTGCAATACATATTTTGACAACATTCAATACAAAATGTATGTTTCTTGGTTAGGGATGAGTACGCTCTCTATTTTTTTTTACATTTTGTAATGGCTGAGTGTGGATCAATATCTTAAATTATATCATTTGTGTCGCACAAGCTTGCTTGGGATCACGTCTCAAAAAGACATCTCAATCAAACATGTTGTGTAACAATCCATTTATTCGAGTCGATGCATGACAATATTTTGTGTGTCAAATGAAATTGATAAACAAAATGTTGGATAAATATTTTACATATTTAACCATTTTCATATTTTTCAGAGCAAATTTTTTTTATATTTTTGATCGAAAAATTGCCGGGAGATTCTCTAAAGATGATTCAATCATACGTGCTTTTGTTAAGTTACCATTATTCAAGGCATGTAGGATATGAAGTATTCAATTACACATGTCACGGACTCACGGAGTGTAACTCTATCTTTTGCAATGAAATGTAGTTTTTTTTTTTTTTTTGCCAAAAAGTGAATTCATATAAATATGCGCGAATTTGTAAATTTACAAAAGGGTTAGAGTTTAGCAGGATCAGCCTTAGCAAAAAAGATAAAACAAGGTAAGCCTGCACATGATTTGGTTAAACTAACAACCAATTACTCAAATCTCAGCCACGACTGCATTAAACTGTTGAAACGTTTGTTTTTCCAATGGCCGAGGATAACATCTCTGATGAAGCGATCAATTTGCTTGCATACTATCGCTGAAGTAGAGGATGTACTGGCGTGGAGTCTGTTGTTCCGCTCCCTCCAGATGTTGTAGATAACGGTTTGCAAAGCAAGGCGTTTGAGGGTCCTAGAGGAAGTCGTGTCCCTAATGCTTATCCAATCCGAGAAGGCTGTCCAGGTGTGGAAGTGCAGACCACTGTGGCCTAGCCTTGTCAGTATACGCTCCCAGATTTGTTCACTTACTTCACATCGCAAGAAGAGGTGGTCCCTGTTTTCAATGAAAGAATCACAAAGACAGCATGTTGTCGGGGTGTTCATACTCCAACTGGCAAGACGAGCTCTCGTCGGGAGACGGTCTTGGCTTGCAACCCAAAATGTAAACGCATGTCTCGGAACAGCACCACTGAACCAAACGTTACGTGTCCAAGCTTGGATCTGTCCCCTGTTTCTGATACCCTCCCAAGCAATTTTAATTTGAAAAGTATTAAACTCCTCTCCCTGCAAAGACCAGACGTAACAATCTTCCACAGACGACAAACGAGGATTTTCGATGGTTGTAAGATAGGTCTGCAATTCTTCTGCTTCATTTGAACGTGCCCCCCTCATGATCCACCCAGAGCTGGTACAAGTATCGGATACTGTTGCAAAGATAGGAATTTGGAGCTGGCTGGGCCCCCTTTCACCAAAGTAAGTCAAGAGGGAACCATAAGGGGTCCAATTATCACTCCGGAACCTGATTTTTTCACCGTTACCGAGCTTGGCTTTGATGAATTGAGAGGCCAAACCCGCAGGCGCAAGATAGCCTTCCATGTCCAAGAAGAGGGCTGATTCTCATCAATCCTCCACAAACAATGCCCTTGCAGCCTGTAGCATCGAATCCAACTTGCCCAGAGAGAATCAGAGGGGACAAGAAGGCGCCATATAAGCTTTAGACACAATGTTTTGTTCCACAAACCAAAGTCCCGAAATCCTAGACCACCCTCAGCTTTGGGAAGACAGACAGTACTCCAAGAAACCTTAGCCAAATACCAAGAGTTAGTTTTACCTCCCCACAGGAAACATGAGCACATCCCTTCAATCTTTTTTATACATCCTTTGGGGAGAATAAAAGCTGACGTTCAGAAATTTATAGAGCCATAGATAACTGAGACAATGAGCTCTTTCCGACCTGCAAAAGATAGAGCCTTCGACGACCACAGATCAAAACATCTTGCAATCTTGTCTAGTAAAGGTCGGTAATCTGTGATCCTGAGTTTCCTGTGCATTAGTGGCAGGCCCAAATATCTTATTGGAAGTGAACCAATGTTGTAACCAAGAGCCGAGAGCTCCATAGTTTCTGCTTGGTTCAGTCCCGCCGTAAATAACTCTGTTTTAGCCGCATTCATTCTCAGTCCAGACCAATCTGCAAACGCTTCTAATGTTTCAGTGATGTTGGTTAAGGATTCCTTACAACCATCAAAGAAGATCATTATGTCGTCCGCAAAAGCTAGGTGGGTTAGAGAAAGATCTGTTGTGTACGGGTGATAACCAATGCTCCCATCAAAGTATTTGACTCTCAGCATCTGGGAGAAAACCTCCAAAGCCAGGACAAATAGATAGGGTGTTAGGGGATCCCCTTGGCGTAGACCTCTAGGGCCCCTGAAGTAGCCGCAAAGCTCTCCGTTTATAGACACGGAGAAGCTGACCGTTATGACCCACTGTTTGATTAGGTTCCTGAAACAGAGAGGAAAGTCTAGTGCTTCAAGGGTATGGAGCAGGAAGTCCCAGTTCAGAGTGTCGAAGGCCTTTTGCAGGTCTACTTTAAGCATACATCTTTTTGAGATATTTTTCCGGCTGTAACCCGAAACTAACTCCGTTGCTAGGAGGACATTTTCCACTAGAAGCCGGCCTGGGATGAAAGCAGATTGAGAGGTGGAAATCAGGCTGGGAAGGACATCTTTCAGGCGATTTGCCAAGAGCTTTGAAGGGACCTTATACACAGAGTTGCAGCATGAGATTGGCCTGAATTCCGAGATCTTAGTAGCGTTGGTCTTCTTTGGTATCAGAGTAAGAGCTGTTGCGTTCCATTGCTGAAGAATACAGCCAGTGGAGAGGAACTCCTTAACGCAGCTATCATTTCAGGGCCCACTGTTTTCCAGTGAGATGTAAAGAACTCTGATGGATAGCCGTCAGGCCCTGGCGACTTGCTTCGGGGAAGAGATAGAAAGGCTTGCTCGATCCCCGAGTCAGTAAATGGGGCTGAGAGCAAGAGCTTGTCTTCCAATGAGCATATAGCAGGGATAATAGCAGCAATGTCTACTGGCGATGAGGAAGATGGAGAGGATGACCCAAGGAGAACCTGATAGAAACTGACCGCATGACTCTTTATCTCCTCTAAGTCATCAATTATATTTCCTGCGTCGTCAACGAAGTAAACGATCTGGTTATGCGCTTGTCTGGACTTGATGGTTCAGTGATAGAAAGCTGTACTTGCATCCCCTTCGATTGACCATCTGATCCTGGAACGCTGTCTAAGAAAGGAGTCTTCTGATTTAGCTAGATCAAGCCATTTCTTGTGAGCGACCTTCTCAGCCTCAGCAGTAACCGAAGTGGGCAGGGAAAGACTGACATGTTGACACTTGGTTAGGTCTTCAAAAGCTTCTTTCACTCTTAATTCTAGATCAGAGTAATTTGTTCTGTTGAAACTGCGTATGATGCTCTTTTAGTAGCTTCAGGTTTTTCGAGACTAAGAGCTGTGCCAAGCAGTCAAAGGTGAGAGAAGTCCAGGATGATCTGATAAGTTCTTCAAAATCAGGATGAAGGTTTAGGTGCGCAAAAAACTTAAAAGGTCTTTTTTTGATGGGGCTTTAGCTGATCCAGGAACACATAAGCCGGGCTGTGATCGAATATCCTAGGTTCCCCGAAGATGCCAATAGATTGTTGAAAGAACTGAGGCCAATTGTCATTTACTAGGATGCGATCAAGTTTCTTTGATATACGATAGTTTGACCAAGTGAAACTGTTGCCGCAGTAGTGGAGATCAGTAAGAGAGCTCTGCAACAGACAATCGCTAAAATCCCTCATACCCCTAGAAGATAATTGAGGGTCAAGATTTGAGTGCTCCAAGGGAGAGATGATTTCGTTGAAATCCCCAAGAGCAATAAATGGTAGACCTGGAGATTGATGAGAGGAAGAGATAGCTTCAAGATCCGCCCATAACTCCCTCCTCATAATTCTGCAGTTTGAGGCATAGATAAAACACGCAATGATCTCTGTGTTGACGTAGGGAAGCTTTACTTTGCAAGAGATAAACTGAAGAGATTTGAAAAGTATCTGAACTTGAACTGAAGGGTACCACAAAACCCATATTTCTCCCAAGTTCGAGAACTCATAATTTCCTGCAAAAGACCATCCCAGAAGAATTCCGGTGACTATAGAAGACACTTTATCCGAATGTACATGAGTCTCCACGAGACTCCCAAAAAGAGGTTTATTTTTCCGATGCCATTTCTTAAAACCACGCCACTGTACACTATTATTTACTCCTCTAATATTCCAGCAAAAAAATATCCATAAAGGTGAGAAAATTTCAGAGGAATTTAGGGCCTCTGCCCCCTTGCCTTAATTTGCTTTAACTGCCTCTTCGAGATGACGTCGATGAACTTGTCGCCACCCTCGTCAGGATTATCCTCTTCCTCTGAATGAGATGGAGATGTAGATGAATCAATATCTGAGGCAGAGCTGTTTCCTGAACTTGCAGTGCTCGTTGAATCTTCCAATTGTTTCTGCGGTGTAAGATCCACAGAGAGACTACCACCAGACATTCCAAAATCGATCGAGAAAGTTTTCGAGCCTGTACAAGCAGCAGAGCTGGAACCTGTTTCAAGTGCTGTCTTCGCCGGTGGAGAACCAAACGTAAGAGCTAAATTGTCTACGGTATCTTCCATTATAGACAAAGACGATAATTTCCTACCAGAGGGTGAGATTGGATGGCGTCTGTCCTGTGGAGGGGTTTCTGTGGAGTTAACTGGAACATAAACTGCTTTAGTCTTTGTCACAGTTGGGAGAAGACTCTTTACATGCTGTTTCCCTCTTGCTACCTCAGCTCTACCACGGGCTATCTCCGCACTGCTACGAGTTGCCACAGCTCTACCACCAGCTATTGCTACTCTATCACCAGATATCCCAGCTTTACCACGAGGGCATTGTTCAGTCGTGTGCCTTACAGAATTGCAGGAGGTACAAGTTCTCGGGGCTGACTTGCAATGAGTGATGGTGTGACCCACTCGGTTGCAGTATGAACATAGCGATGGCATCCAGGGAGTTGATACAGCAATTCTTTTTGTTTCACCACTCTCAAACCTTGCATTGACGAATTCTGGAATTTTCTTCCTTGGGTCAATGATTGTATACACCTTAGCGACTTCTATGTTCGTGAGATTCTCAGTCGTAGGGTGGAGACATACAGGGTGGCCTACAATACCCGCTATTTCCTGCAAGGCATCACTATTGAAGAACTGCAGTGGAACGCCAGTAAGCTAAAGCCAAACGGGAACCATGTCTAGCTCAGGTTTGGTCTGTTGGAGGCCAGGAGCCCACTTTGCGACGAACATTGTTTGTCCATCTATTTGCCATAAGCTTTGGTTGAGAATACGCCTCCGAGCATTTGGGCAGGGAACTCTGAAGAGGAACGCATTACCATCCATTTTCGAGACTGTTATATCTCGTCGTTCGCGGCTCCAAATACCATTCACTATGGCTTGCACAGCATCACGAGCTGGAGGTTCTTCATAGAACTGTCCAATGATGAAATTTTCCCACGCTTTCATGTTGCGTTCCACAACTGCATTTGGAATCGTAACACAGGCTTCACTGAAGTCCAAAAGATATGGTGTTTCCTTGGGCTTGAGGCGTTGCGTGTGAGGTCTATTTTTCACAAATCCCTTCCAGATGTCAGCTGAAGTTGCTGTATGGTTGGGAGTTGTTGTCGAGGCAGCGGCGATTCCTTCAGGAGTCTTCTCTTTAGGGCAGCTAGGTACATATTTGGTTACTGTAGCTAGGGTTTCGGATTTGGGGGAATCCGTTTGGATGGCCATGGCTGGTTCATAAGAAGCAGTGTGGGCATCAGGTATCGCCAGTTCCTTTTCTACAGTGGCTGGCGTAGAGGTTGAACTCTGTTTTTGAACGGCTAAGGGGACCTTAGGCGTAGACTTTGGGGTTGAAATCGAAAGGTTTGCAGAAGTTTGGTCCTTCCCAGTGGGGGAACGACGATGTGGAAGTTTTTTGAGGGGCTTTTTCTTGGCCATACTGGCGGGAGGGAGCCGACGCCTAGAGAGGCGACGGTGAAGGTGAAACGAAGTGGATCTCACACTACAAGAAAACAGTGGTATTCTGACAGACATTCCGACGGAAAATGAAATCCTCGGAATATCCCGAGGAATTTCCGAGGATATTCCGAGGAAACACAAAATTTGGTTTCCTCGGAATTTCCTCGGAATATACCGACGAAATTCCGAGGAAATATCAATCCGTCGGAATATTCGTATGGAATACCGGGGAAAAATGTATTCCTCGGAAAAAACCGATGAATTCCGAGGATATATNNNNNNNNNNNNNNNNNNNNNNNNNNNNNNNNNNNNNNNNNNNNNNNNNNNNNNNNNNNNNNNNNNNNNNNNNNNNNNNNNNNNNNNNNNNNNNNNNNNNNNNNNNNNNNNNNNNNNNNNNNNNNNNNNNNNNNNNNNNNNNNNNNNNNNNNNNNNNNNNNNNNNNNNNNNNNNNNNNNNNNNNNNNNNNNNNNNNNNNNNNNNNNNNNNNNNNNNNNNNNNNNNNNNNNNNNNNNNNNNNNNNNNNNNNNNNNNNNNNNNNNNNNNNNNNNNNNNNNNNNNNNNNNNNNNNNNNNNNNNNNNNNNNNNNNNNNNNNNNNNNNNNNNATATTGATGGGCATTAAAACATATTATAATTTGGCTGAAGACTGTGTGGATGCGATTGCTGATTTTGTAAAAGGTATTATACCCGAGGAGAATGTAGCTCCTGGTTCATACTACGTGGTTCAGAAACTTGTAGCTGGTCTTGGTTTATCGTATCAGGTAATAGATGTATGCAGCGACAACTGCATGATTTATTAGAGGGCGGATGAACATCGGGTTACATGCAAATTTTGTAGGAAGCCTCGTTATAAAGATACAAGTGGAAGAGTTCCAGTGCCATATAAAAGGATGTGGTATTTTCCTTTGACGGAAAGGTTGCAGAGGTTGTATCTGTCTGAACGCACAGCGCAACCAATGAGATGGCATGCGGAGCACTCAACAGATGNNNNNNNNNNNNNNNNNNNNNNNNNNNNNNNNNNNNNNNNNNNNNNNNNNNNNNNNNNNNNNNNNNNNNNNNNNNNNNNNNNNNNNNNNNNNNNNNNNNNNNNNNNNNNNNNNNNNNNNNNNN
Proteins encoded:
- the LOC106308377 gene encoding uncharacterized protein LOC106308377; the encoded protein is MEGYLAPAGLASQFIKAKLGNGEKIRFRSDNWTPYGSLLTYFGERGPSQLQIPIFATVSDTCTSSGWIMRGARSNEAEELQTYLTTIENPRLSSVEDCYVWSLQGEEFNTFQIKIAWEGIRNRGQIQAWTRNVWFSGAVPRHAFTFWVASQDRLPTRARLASWSMNTPTTCCLCDSFIENRDHLFLRCEVSEQIWERILTRLGHSGLHFHTWTAFSDWISIRDTTSSRTLKRLALQTVIYNIWRERNNRLHASTSSTSAIVCKQIDRFIRDVILGHWKNKRFNSLMQSWLRFE